A DNA window from Streptomyces sp. 71268 contains the following coding sequences:
- a CDS encoding response regulator transcription factor, which produces MRVLVVEDEPYMAEAIRDGLRLEAIAADIAGDGDTALELLGINSYDIAVLDRDIPGPSGDEVARRIVASGSGMPILMLTAADRLDDKASGFGLGADDYLTKPFELQELVLRLRALDRRRAHSRPPVREIAGLRLDPFRREVYRDDRYVALTRKQFAVLEVLVAAEGGVVSAEELLERAWDENADPFTNAVRITVSALRKRLGEPGIISTVPGVGYRIVPTAGSGSAGGGRG; this is translated from the coding sequence ATGCGTGTTCTGGTCGTCGAGGACGAGCCCTACATGGCAGAGGCCATCCGCGATGGCCTGCGCCTGGAAGCCATCGCCGCGGACATCGCGGGCGACGGCGACACCGCGCTGGAACTGCTCGGTATCAACAGCTACGACATCGCCGTCCTCGACCGCGACATCCCGGGGCCCTCCGGCGACGAGGTCGCCCGGCGCATCGTCGCCTCCGGCAGCGGGATGCCGATCCTGATGCTCACCGCCGCCGACCGCCTCGACGACAAGGCCTCCGGGTTCGGACTCGGCGCCGACGACTACCTCACCAAGCCGTTCGAGCTCCAGGAGTTGGTGCTCCGGCTCAGGGCGCTCGACCGCAGGCGGGCCCACTCCAGGCCGCCCGTACGAGAGATCGCGGGCCTGCGCCTGGACCCCTTCCGCCGCGAGGTCTACCGCGACGACCGCTACGTCGCCCTCACCCGCAAGCAGTTCGCGGTGCTCGAAGTACTCGTCGCCGCCGAAGGCGGTGTGGTCAGCGCCGAGGAACTCTTGGAGCGGGCGTGGGACGAGAACGCCGACCCGTTCACCAACGCGGTGCGCATCACCGTCTCCGCGCTGCGCAAACGCCTCGGTGAACCCGGGATCATCTCCACCGTCCCGGGCGTCGGATACCGCATCGTCCCGACCGCCGGCAGCGGGTCCGCGGGTGGCGGTCGTGGATAG